The following DNA comes from Bryobacteraceae bacterium.
CGCGGGAACCGTTCTCCCCATTCCACCAACACCAGCGCCGGCGCTTCGAGCAGTTCATCGAGCCCCAGCCGCGCGGCTTCGTCCTCGGCATCCAGGCGGTAGAGGTCGGCGTGATAGACGGCCACCGGATCGCCGTACTCGTGAATCAAGGCGAATGTCGGGCTCGATACTTCTTCGCGCGGGGCGGCGCCACGGCCCTCGGCGATCCCTTTCACAAGCGTCGTTTTGCCGGCGCCCAGTCCTCCGATCAGCAGCACCAGTCCGCGCGAGGGCAGCTTCCGCGCCAGCCGGCGGCCGAGTTCGATCGTCTCATCGGCGGAGCCCGTGGTGAAGTCGACCGTCACGTGGTATCCCGCGCGGCGTCGAAGGCCGCGGGAAGATAGCGGAGCAGATCGGTGGCGATGACGGTCTTCTCGCCCAGCGCTTCGGCGGCACGGTCGCCGGCGCAGCCGTGCAGCCAGACGGCGGCGACGGCGGCAAGCTGCCAACGGTCCGGGTACTGCGCCACGAGGCCGGCGGTGAGACCGGTGAGGATGTCGCCTGCGCCGCCGGTTGCCATGGCGGGGCCGCCGGTCGGGTTGATCCAAATCTCGCCCGAAGGCATCGCGACGATGGTGCGGAAGCCCTTCAACACGAGCAGCACGTCGTGCTCCACGGCGAAGGCGCGGGCGGTGGCGATGCGATCCGCTTGAATCTCCGCGACCGGCTTTTCGATCAGACGCGACATTTCGCCAGGGTGCGGGGTGAGGATGAGGCGGCGGCCGCGGGGGAGGTCCGCCGGAGCAATGTTGTTGAGTCCGTCAGCATCAATGACGGTGGGCACGTCGTTGTCGGCGAGCATGCGGCGAAGGAAATCGCCGCGATGGCGATGGACGCCCATGCCGGGTCCGGCGGCGAAGACCGTCTTGCCGGCGGCGACGTCGCGGAAGTGGCCGTATTCCGGTAGCACGTCCGTCATCAACTCCGGGGCGTGGGCGCCGATCTCGGCGAGAGCCTCCTCGCTGCTGGCCACCGTCACGAGGCCCGCGCCGGCGCGAAGCGCGGAGAGGCCGGCCATGGCTGCGGCGCCCGTCTTGCCCGGCGCTCCGCCTATGACAAGGACGTGGCCGAAGGAGCCTTTGTGTCCCGTGCGCGGACGGGGGGCGAGGAGCGGTGCGAAATCGCCCGGTTCAATCACGCGGGTCCTTGAGACGCAGATGGATTCCGGGGACCCGATGGGTGCGACGCGCAGTTCCCCGCACGCGGAAGCGCCGCTATCGAGCACCTGGCCGAGTTTTGACGCGGTGAATGTCACGGTGGCGTCGGCGTGGACATGATCCCAAGGCGTGTGGGCGAAGTCACTCGCAAGGCCCGAGGGAATGTCCACGGCAACGACCTTCGCCGCCGGAAACCCACTGTTGATCTCCCCGATCAGCGACGCGTAGGGCTCGCGCGGGGGTCCGGTGAGCCCGGTGCCCAGCAGCGCATCGATCAAAATCGTGGCCGCGCGCATTCGCGGTTCGATCTCGCGCGAGATCGCCGTGAACCCGCACGCGCGCAGGGAAGCCATGTTGGCCGGTTCCTCGCCGGCGACGACTACGTCGAGTGAAGCGGGCCGGAATCGCGTGAATAGCTGCCGCGCCACGACGATGCCGTCGCCGCCGTTGTTGCCTTTGCCGCACAGGACGACGATTCGCTGCCGGTGGAGCGGCGCGAAGTTCTCGGCCAGCAGCTCCACCACGCGGTGTCCGGCGTTCTCCATGAGCACGGCGTCCGGGATGCCAAGTTCTACGGTGCGGCGGTCCACCTCGCGCATTTCCGCCGCGGTCAATACGAACATCAGGACCGGCTCCCGTCCACGAGCTTCTCCAGTCTTCGCAGGTCGTCGTAGTGGCCCATCACGATGAGATTGTCGCCCACTTCCACCGTGGCGTCGGCGGGCGGGTTGAAGTCCATTGTCTTGTTGGAACGGCGGATGGCGAGGACGATGACGCCGAAATCGCGCCTGAGCTGCATGTCCTTCAGCGACCGGGAGGCGATGTCGGCGCCGGGACGTATCTCCACCTGCTCGATGCCGACGTCCATGCCCATGGATGAAGTCTGCGCGGTGACGTCGAGGAACTGGAACACGTGCGGACGAAGGATCGATTGCGCGAGCCGATAGCCGGTCATCGAGTAGGGCATGAACACGGCGTCGGCGCCGGCGCGCCGCATTTTCGATTCCGACGCCTCCTCGGAGACGCGCGACGAGACGACCAGATTGGGGTTGAGGCTCTTGGCTGAGAGGATCAGGAAGAGGTTGTCGGCGTCGGAGGAGAGGGCCGCGATGAGCCCGCAGGCGCGTTGAATGCCAGCTTCGAGGAGCATGTCGTCGCGGGTGGAATCGGCCTGGACGGCGAGCATGCCCATCTTGATGGCGCGTTCGACGCGGTCTTCGCTCTTGTCCATGACGACGAACGGGACGCCGGACCGCTGAAGCTCGGCCGCCGCGCCGCGGCCCACCCGGCCGAAGCCGCACAGGATGTAGTGGTTCTTGAGTCGATCGATCATTTTGCGATTCCGCCGCTTGTGGATGATGTCACCGAACTGGCTTTCGAAGATGCTTTGAGTGACGGCGCTGAAGGCGTATGCCATCACGCCCGCGCCGACGAGCAGTAGGAACGTGTTGAAGATCCGGCCGGCGCGCGTGAGCGGATGCACCTCGCCGTAGCCGACCGTGGTGATGGTGATCACCGACATATAGAGCGCGTCGAACACCGGGTAGCCCGAGAGCAGCACAAACCCGGCCGTGCCCACCGCGAGCAGCGCGGCGATCAACACGAGCACGGTGAGGATGCGGGCGGAGGTGCGCGTCATGCGGGAGGCGCCTCCGGCGGAAGAGCCGCTCGCTTCGCCCCGGCCCGGCGCGCGATCAGCATGGTTAGGTCATCCTGCAGTTCGCCGGAGCCGGTGTGCGCCGTGACCGCCTTGTCCACCTCCTCCAGAATCTGGTCCGAAGGGAGCGCGGCGGTCCGCACGAAGAGCGCCGCCAGCCGCTCTTCGCCGTACATCTCGCCGAACGAGTTCTCCGGCTCCGTGACGCCGTCGGTGAAGCCGACGAGCAGGTCGCCGGGCTCGAGCGAGATGCGGCTCTCGGTGTACTTGGCGAAAGGAAACGCGCCCACCACCATCCCATTCACTTCGAGCGGCTCCGCCTTGCCGCCGCGAATGAGCAGCGGCGGGAGATGCCCGGCGTTGGTGTAGATGAGTTCGCCGGATGTGTGATCGTAGACGCCAAGGAAGAGAGTCGCGTACTTCTCCGCCGAAGTCGCCGCGTGCAGGTGGCGGTTGATCGTCTCCATCGCCAGCGCCACTTCGCCGCGTCCGAGTTCCTCGAGCTGCATCCGGAAATAGGCCTGCAGCGACGACATCAGCAAAGCGGCCGAGATGCCTTTTCCGGCCACGTCGCCGATGGCGATGGCGTAGCGCGAACCGGCCGGCTGATAGTCGTAATAGTCGCCGGAGACCATTCGCGCCGGCGAACATGCGCCGAACAGTTCTAGCCCCGGGATGCGGGGTACGGCCTGCGGAAACAACTGCGCCTGCACGCGGCGGGCGATCTCCACTTCGGCTTTCAGGCGCTCGCTCTCCTTGGCCACTTCGAGCAGACGCTCCACTTCACCGGTCATCTGGTTGAAGGACCGGCCTAGGCCGGCAACCTGATCTTCGCCCTTCTCCGGAATGCGCCAGGAGAAATCGCCCTGGCTGACGTGATGAGTGCCTTCGTGCAGATCGTCGACGGCGCTGGTAATGGTGCGCGTCACCGTGACGCCGATGTAAATGGATGCTGCCTGCGCCAGCAGGAACAGGAGTCCGAAAACCCAGAGCGCATTGGGGAGACTGGCGCGCCCGCCGCCGCTGGTGAGCACGCCGATGAGCGAGGAGAAGCGCGTGCGCACGCCGAGGAGGCCGCGTTCATGGCGGCCGGGCATGTCCCAACGCGCCACCGGGATCTCGTGTCCCCAGCGCAGTTCTTCGTCGAAGCGGTTCGTGGCGGGGGCGATCGGCACTGGCGGGTCGCTCTCCTCGGCCGGAATCGAGAAGTCAGTTTCGGAGGCCGGGTCGGGGAGCACGGAGACGGGGCCGAGGCCGGGGACGAGTCCGCCGAGCCAGCGCCGGGTGAGCGGGGAGTGAACGGTGACGCAGGTGGCGCCATTCACCGCATGGGCCCAAACGTAGAGCTTGCCCTTCCGCGCCATGACGCCGGACGTGTCGCCCCATCCGGCGACGGGGTCGTGATAGGCGTCGTTGACGGAAGCCTCGATACCGGGATAGCGCTGCTGGAGCGCTTCGCCCATCGAGTAGGCGCGCTCGGACCGCTGGGCCACGCCGGAATGCGCGAGCATCCACGCGATGTTCCTCAGGAATTCCGTATGGTGTCCCAGTTCCGATTGCACCAGGTGCGCCGCCACCTGTTCGCCGAGGAAAATCGCCGCCTGCCGGGAAAGCGTGAGTATGAGCAGGATCGGGATGACGGCGATGAAAAGGTATACGACGGCGAGCCGGTTCCGTAGCCGCCAGATCAGAGGCCGAAGCAGGTGGCGGCCCAACCGCACGCCCACCACACCGCCCAATGCCACCATCGGCAGCGTGAGCAGCGCGAGCGTCGCCACCGCTCCGCTGAACCACGCGCCAACCCACACCGCCAGCGCCAATCCAAACAGGATCTCCGGCCAGCGGCGCCGCAACATCGCCCGGTTCGCCTACACGCGCGAGCGTGAAATGGCCGGCGACTCCTCTTCCGGATAAGCGCCCTTGGGCATGAGATAGTGCCGCGCGAGGCCGTCGCGCAGGATGTGAAACGCCGATTCGGGATCGTCGGCGAACTGGAACAGGTCGACGTCTTCCGGGCTGATCATGCCGTGCTTCACTAGCGCGTCGAAGTTCAATATTTCCTTCCAGAACTCGGTGCCGTAGAGAAGAATCACCATCTTCTTTTCGAGCTTGCGAGTCTGCATGAGAGTGAGCAGCTCAGTGAGTTCGTCGAGCGTGCCGAATCCGCCCGGGAACACCACCAGCGCCTTGGCCAGATAGGCGAACCAGAACTTCCGCATGAAGAAGTAGTGGAACTCGAAGCAGAGGCTCGGCGTGATGTAGGGGTTGGGCTTCTGTTCGAAGGGCAGGCCGATATTGAGGCCGACGGTCTTGCCGCCCGCGTCGGCCGCGCCGCGATTGGCGGCTTCCATGATGCCCGGGCCGCCGCCGGTGCAGACGACGAACCGCTTCTTGGGGTTTTCGAGGCCGTCGGACCACTGCGTGACGCGCCTCGCCAGTTCCCGCGCCTCGCGATAGTAACGGCCCAGCGGGCCATCCTCGGTGATTCGCGCCGAGCCGAAGAAAACCACGGTGTCGTGGACTTTCTCGTTCCGGAAGTGCGCCAGCGGATGAAGATACTCGGAGAGAATACGGAGACTGCGTCCGTTCTTGCTCTCGAGGAACCCGACGTTCTTATAAGCGACCGGATTACAAGCCTCGCCCCAATCGAGCGGATTGTCGTCAGCCATTATTCTCCTCTTCCTGTTTGCGCGAATCGGAAACGATTCTTTCCAATTGTCGCACTGCCTTCAGAAGCTCCGGCAGCTTCGGGAAGGCAGCGACGGCGCGCCGCCATGTGGCTGCGTCGAAGGCGGGCGAGCCGGACATCACTGCTCCCGGAGCGACGTCGCCGCCGATGCCGCTTTGCGCGTAGACGATGGCGTTGTCGTGAATCGTGAGATGGCCGGAAATGCCGGCCTGTCCGGCGAGAAGAACGTTGCGGCCCAGGATCGACGAGCCCGCCAGACCGGTCTGCGAGCAGATGATGTTATCCTCGCCGACGACACAGGCGTGGCCGATCTGGACGAGGGAATCGACTTTGGCGCCGCGCTTGACGCGCGTCTCACCGACGGTGGCTCGATCGATATTGGTCAGCGCCTGGATCTCGACGTCGTCTTCGATCACGGCCGGTCCGCTCTGGACGATCTTGTAGTGCGTGCCGTCGGCCTGTTTGGCGAAGCCGTAGCCGTCGCCGCCGACGACGACGTTGTTTTGCAGGATCACGCGGTGGCCGATGCGGCAGTGTTCGCGGACGACAGCGCCGGAGTGGGCGACGAAATCGTCGCCGATGGACGCGCCCTCGTAGATCACAACGTGCGGATGGATGACGGCCCGATCGCCTACAGTGACGCGTTCGCCGATGACGGCATAGGGCCCGATCGAGGCGCCCGCTCCGATGGTGGCCGTCGCTGCCACCGAGGCCAGCGGGTGGATCACGGCCGGCGGCCGTGGCGGCTGGTAAAAGAACTCGAGCGCGCGGGCGAAATCGAGGTAGGGGTTCTCCGAAACAAGCGTCGGAAGTTCTGGAATCGGGGCCTTTGCGAGGATCGCGCCGGCGCGGCTGTTCCTGACCTTGGGCGCGTATTTCGGATTCGCGAGGAAGGTGAGCTGGCCGGGACCGGCGTGTTCCATGCCCGCGACGCCGGAGATTTCGAGGCTGGCGTCGTCGTGGCCGTCGCGGCTGTGAATGCGGCAACCGAGCCGCCCGGCGATACTTCCGAGAGTCATGTTCGCTAAAGAATCAGGGTAGCAGGCGTGGTTTAGCATAAGACACAGGAGGAGAGTTTCGTGCGATATCTCTGGCTTTTGGCGCTGGTTCCGGTCGTGGTTCCGGCGCAGGATGTGGACCCGGCCGCGTTGATGAACCTGCGCTTCTATCCGGCCAACGGCGGCTTCATGGTGGAACGTCTTACCGGTTCGAACCTGCCGCCGGGCGAGTTGACGTTCGAGGCGGTGGGCCCGGCGACGCAGGCCATGCCGCTGCGGCGGCGGGAGCTCGACACCTTCGCCGGTTTCGAAACGCTCGACCCGAACGGCGTGCCCGTGGTGCGGTTGGGCAAACCGGGCCGCTACGAGTTTCACGTAAAGCTGGCCGGGCGGGTGATCGGCAAGTACGGGTTCGAGTTGGCGCGGGCCGGCGGCGAGTGGACGCGCCAGGGCGACTGGGAACGCGTCGGATTCCTGGCCCAGAACGCGCGCGATCCGGAATCGCCGGCGGGCTTTCATTTCTGGGCGAGTCTCGCGGAGCTTCCGCCCGGCAAGTCCCGAGCGATGCTGACGGCGCACTGGATGCTCGGCGGGCGCGAGGTGGCGGCGACGCCGTCGCCGATGGCGGTGACGCAACGGGACTGGCAGCCGTTCCGCGTGGAGTTGGGGACGAAGGGACCGAAAGGGAAGGTATTGTCCCTGAGCGGGCTCGCTGCCAATGACGGCGACTACGCGTTGGTGGTGAAGGCCGACGGACAGCCGTGGAAGACTTTCCGCGTGCGGGTGAAGGGTGGCAAGCCCGCCGGGTTGGCCGGGTATCCGGCGCACCGGCTCGATACGTCGTCCGGGTCGAACTCGAGTTACAAGCTGATGGACGTGTATTGGGTTGCTCGGTAAGTCCCGGAGCCGGAGCATAGCGCGGTCAAGGACGCGCCGGTCTTTCGATGGCGGCGAAGATGCCGGCCTCAGCCCAGTCGCGGAACCACTCGCCGAGGTTGGCGGGACGGGTGCGGCCAAGGGCTTCGCCGAGTGTGGCGCCGGCGGCGAGGGCGCCGAGCAGGCTGTGGGCGGGACGGCTGAGTTCGAGCGCTGAGACGGTGTAGTCGCGGCGGACGATGGCGAGGCAGGTGCGCTTGGACCGCGTTGAACTAGGCGCGGGGTAGAGATGGACGGGGTGGCTCAACGCGACTAGGCGAAAGGCGGGCACGGTGCGGAAGCGAAGGGCTGGAAGGTGATCGGGCCGGAGTCCGGTGAGGGCTTCGGTACGGATGGGCTCGGCGTGCTCTTCGTCGAACACCTCGGTGAGCGTCAGTTCATAGCGGGCGAGGGCGGCGGAGAAGCCGGGCCTGGGGAGCCCTTCGACGGCGGCCAGGAAGGCGGGGAGCCGGTCGCCGAGACGGTTGAGGGTATAACTGCGGGAAGGGTTTTCGGACAAGTAGAGCCGGAGTAAGTCTCCGAATAACTCGTCGCCGAGGAACTGGGCGAGCAGGGGATAGTCGGCGCGGAGCGCTTCTTCGAGGCGGGCGAGATACATGTCGCGATAGATGGCGACGCGCTCGGCGGGGGCGAGAGTCCGCGAGGGCTTCACCCGGCCGCGGGCAGCGGCGGGCGAGACAGGGGTTTCGGCGGCAATGGCGTCCTGCAGCCACCGCTGCGTGGCGCGCAAGCTACGCGGCATGGGCGGATCCTTCGCGGTAGCGGCGGGCTTTCAGGGCCTCGGCGTGCACGACGTCGAAAGCGGGGATGGCTTCATCCCATTCGAGCAGCGTCGCGACGCCGCCAAAACGGCGGTGGGCGAGGCGGTAGAGCTCCCAAACGGCATCAATGACGTGATCGCTATGGGTGTCGAGAATGTGGGTGCCTCTGTTGGTGTGGCCGGCGAGGTGCATCTGGACGACGCGGTCGGCCGGGATGCGGGCGATGTAGGCGGCCGGGTCGAAGCCGTGGTTGAACGCACTCACATAGACGTTGTTAACGTCGAGGAGGATGCCGCAGTCGGACTCTTCGGCGAGGGTGGCGAGAAAGTCCCATTCGTTCCAGGTGGACGCCTGGAACTCGAGATAGGTGGACGGGTTTTCGAGAACGAGGGGGCGCTCGAGGAAATCGGAGACGGCGCGGACGCGCTCGATCGAGTAACCGAGAGACTCGTCGGTGTAGGGCATCGGCAGGAGGTCGTGGAGGTTGATGCCGCTGACACCGGTCCAGCAGAGGTGATCGGATATCCAAAGGGCGTTGGTGCGGTGGGCGAGGCTTTTGAGCTTGCGGAGGTAGTCGAGGTCGAGGGGGTCGGTGGAGCCGATGGACATGGAGACGCCGTGGAGGACGACCGGGTAGCGTTCGGCGACGCGGTCCAGCACCCATGCCGGCCGGCCGCCGGTATCCATGTAGTTCTCCGAGAGGACCTCGAACCAATCGACGGGGGGCCATTCGGCGAGGATGTGCGGGAAGTGGACGGTGCGGAGGCCGATGCCGAAGCCGAGGTCGGGAAGGTTCCAGCGATTTGCCATGGGAGGAGAGAGGGGCGCGGGAAGGCGCCCCGTCGGTTGATTAGGCCACGGTCTGCCGGTCGCGGCGGAGGCGCAGAGCGCTGGTTCGCGGGACGGAGCAGCCGCCCTTGCCCTTGCAGGAGTTCTTGCCGGCGCAACCGTTGTCGCCCGATTTGCAGCCGCCGAGTCCTTTGCACTCGTTGAGACCGGCGCAGTCGTGTTTGGCGGTGGTGGCGCAGCCGCCCTTACCCTTGCAGGAGTTCTTGCCGGCGCAGCCGTTATCGCCGGCCTTGCAGCCGCCCTGGCCTTTGCATTCGTTCATGCCCTTGCAGGCGTGCTTGGCGGCGGCGGACTTCTTGGCAGCGCCCTTCTTGCTCTGGGCGGAGGCGGCGCCCGCGGAAAGTCCGGCGATGGCGGCGCCGAGGGCGACGTGGAAGTTTCTGCGTTTCATTCAATGCTCCTTGGGTGACTGGGGTGTCGTCATAGGGTACGTTCGACCGGTGGGATCCGGATGTTACGCCGCTCTGTAAACTCGCGGCTAAAATACCGCCCGGCCGCGCCGATGAGCGAGGAAGAGCGGCCGATTTGACTATTCTGTCCCAACTCGAGCCTTTTGTGCGAGCCACGCCGGCGGCGATCGCGGTGGTGGATACCCGGATGCGGTACCTCGCCTACAGCGATCGCTGGGCGAACGACTACGGATTTTCCGGCGTCGATTTGCGGGGGCGGTCACACTACGATGTGTTTCCCGAGATACCGGAGCGCTGGAAAGAGATTCATCGGCGATGCTTGGCGGGGGCTTCCGAGCACTGCGACGAGGATCCGTTCGACCGGGCGAACGGAAAGCGGATGTGGCTGCGGTGGGAGGTGCGTCCCTGGCGTGACGACGACGGGAGCGTGGGCGGGCTGGTGATGCTGACCGAGGACGTCACCGAGCGGCATGAGGCGGCCGAGCGACTGCGGGCGAGCGAAACGATGCACCGGGAAGCATGCCATCAGCGGGACCTGGTGCTCGAGACGACGCGAACGGGAACGTGGGACTGGCGGATCGGGGCCGGCACGCTCGAGACCAACGAGATATATTTCCGGATGCTCGGCTATCCGCGGCCGGCGGGCATGCATCCCGCTTCGGCGTTTTTCGACTTGCTGCATCCGGAGGATACGCCGAAGGTGGAGGCGGCGCTCGCCGAGGCGTTTTCCGGGAGGACGGCGGCGTACCGGGTGAACTTCCGTCTGCGGGCGGTGGACGGAAGCTACCGGTGGATCCAGGCGCGGGGCCAGATCGTGTCGCGGAACGCGGCCGGGAAGCCGGAGCGGATGATCGGCGTGCACCTTGATGTGGACGACCGCATGCGGAGCGAGTTCGAACGGCGGAGGCTGGAGCGTCTGCTGCAGATCGCGGTGGACACGCTGCCGCAGCGGGTATTTTGGAAAGACGCCGACGGCGCGTATATGGGCTGCAACGCGGCGTTCGCCGAGGATGCGGGGCTCGCGTCAACGATCGATGTGATCGGCCTTTCCGACCGCGATTTGCCGTGGCGGGACGAGGCAGACCGGTTTCGCTCGCACGACCGCGACGTGATCGCAACCGCGGCGCCGCGCGTTGATTGCGACCTGACCGTGTTGCGCGGGGGCGACATGCGGTGGCTGCGGTCTGTGAAGGTGCCGCTGCGCGACGATGCCGGGAAGATCATCGGCGTGCTGGGCACCTACGAGGACATCACGGCGGAGCGGTCGGCGCAGGACGAGCTGCGCGCGGCGAAGGAGGCGGCCGAAGCGGCAAGCCGCTTGAAGAGCGAGTTCCTCGCGAACATGAGCCACGAGATCCGGACGCCGATGAACGGGATCCTGGGCATGACGGAACTGGCGCTTGCGACCTCGTTGAGCGCGGAGCAGAGGGAGTTCCTGGAAGCGGTTCACAACTCGGCCCAATCGCTGCTGACGATTCTGAACGACATCCTCGATCTTTCGAAGATCGAGGCGGGGAAAGTATTGCTGTCGCCGGCGGACTTCGATCTTGCCGACGTGCTGAAACGGACGGTGGCGCTGTTCGCCGCGCGTGCTCACCAGGAGCAGGTGCTGCTCCGTTCCGCAATATCCGAAGACGTACCTTCGCGGCTGTTCGGCGACGAGGTTCGTCTCGGGCAGATTCTGGCGAACCTGGTGGGGAACGCGATCAAATTCACGCCGAAAGGTGGCCGCGTGGATGTGCGCGCGAGCGTGGCCGGCATGGAAGACGGCCGTTGCCGGCTCCGCGTGTCGGTGCAGGACACCGGAATCGGGATCGCGCCGGGAAAGCTGAAGGCGATCTTCGAGCCGTTCACGCAGGCCGATGGGTCCACGACGCGACGGTTCGGCGGCACGGGGCTGGGGCTGACGATCACGCGGCAGCTCGTCGAGCTGATGGGCGGGCAGATCGCCGCGACGAGCACGCCGGGAGAGGGGTCGATCTTCACGTTCGACTGTTTGTTGGACCTGGCCAGCTCGTGCAGTTTCTCGCCCCGGATGGCGCAGTCCGGCGAGCGGGTGGGGCAAGGATTGCGGGTGCTCCTGGCCGAGGACAACGCGGTGAACCTCCGGCTGGCGAGCCATCTGCTCAAGCGTGAGGGTTGCACCGTTGTGGTGGCGCGCAATGGGCGGGAGGCGGTGGACCTGATCTGTGGCGGCGGGCACGGCCGCTTCGATGCCGTGTTCATGGACGGCCAAATGCCGGAGATGGACGGGTGGGCGGCGACGCGCGCCGTCCGGCAATGGGAGGAGTCCCTTTCGGAGGCGGCGCCGCTGCCGATCATCGCGGTGACGGCGAACGCGATGGAAGGCGATCGGGATCGATGCCTGGCGGCGGGGATGACCGACTATCTTTCGAAGCCGATCCAGTTGGTCCAGTTGCGGGAAGCGCTCGAACGGGTGCGGTCCGGGGCTGGCGATGGCGCGCCGGTTGAACCGCTCACGCTTCCCAATTGAGCAGCCGGAGGGCGTTGTCGCGATAGAGGGCTTTCAAGGACGCCTCGGGCAGCTCGAGGCCGTAGTGACGCCACCACAAGCGGCCGGGGATGTATTCATCGGCGGTTTCGAGCAGGCGCCACCAGCCGCGATACATCGCCGCGTCGCTGCCCATGTCGGTGCCCCAAAGAAGCCGCGCGCGGTAGCGCTCGATGAACTTGCCTGACCCGCGGGGCTGGCGTCCGAGCTCGTAGTCGCGGGCGGCGATGTCCAGATGGGCGTTCGGGTGCCTATCCAGGAACGCTGCTAACTTCGCAAGATCGTTCGCCTGGTTACTGAGGTGGCAGAAGACGAAGATCGTCTTCGGATGCGCGGCCACGGCGCGGTCCCGCGTGGCGAGTAGCTCTTCGTATCCCGGCACATCCTT
Coding sequences within:
- the lpxD gene encoding UDP-3-O-(3-hydroxymyristoyl)glucosamine N-acyltransferase; amino-acid sequence: MTLGSIAGRLGCRIHSRDGHDDASLEISGVAGMEHAGPGQLTFLANPKYAPKVRNSRAGAILAKAPIPELPTLVSENPYLDFARALEFFYQPPRPPAVIHPLASVAATATIGAGASIGPYAVIGERVTVGDRAVIHPHVVIYEGASIGDDFVAHSGAVVREHCRIGHRVILQNNVVVGGDGYGFAKQADGTHYKIVQSGPAVIEDDVEIQALTNIDRATVGETRVKRGAKVDSLVQIGHACVVGEDNIICSQTGLAGSSILGRNVLLAGQAGISGHLTIHDNAIVYAQSGIGGDVAPGAVMSGSPAFDAATWRRAVAAFPKLPELLKAVRQLERIVSDSRKQEEENNG
- the tsaE gene encoding tRNA (adenosine(37)-N6)-threonylcarbamoyltransferase complex ATPase subunit type 1 TsaE, giving the protein MTVDFTTGSADETIELGRRLARKLPSRGLVLLIGGLGAGKTTLVKGIAEGRGAAPREEVSSPTFALIHEYGDPVAVYHADLYRLDAEDEAARLGLDELLEAPALVLVEWGERFPRLWPDDRTEIRIEAEGDDQRRFRIRSAKAS
- a CDS encoding DUF692 domain-containing protein; amino-acid sequence: MANRWNLPDLGFGIGLRTVHFPHILAEWPPVDWFEVLSENYMDTGGRPAWVLDRVAERYPVVLHGVSMSIGSTDPLDLDYLRKLKSLAHRTNALWISDHLCWTGVSGINLHDLLPMPYTDESLGYSIERVRAVSDFLERPLVLENPSTYLEFQASTWNEWDFLATLAEESDCGILLDVNNVYVSAFNHGFDPAAYIARIPADRVVQMHLAGHTNRGTHILDTHSDHVIDAVWELYRLAHRRFGGVATLLEWDEAIPAFDVVHAEALKARRYREGSAHAA
- a CDS encoding DNA-binding domain-containing protein, giving the protein MPRSLRATQRWLQDAIAAETPVSPAAARGRVKPSRTLAPAERVAIYRDMYLARLEEALRADYPLLAQFLGDELFGDLLRLYLSENPSRSYTLNRLGDRLPAFLAAVEGLPRPGFSAALARYELTLTEVFDEEHAEPIRTEALTGLRPDHLPALRFRTVPAFRLVALSHPVHLYPAPSSTRSKRTCLAIVRRDYTVSALELSRPAHSLLGALAAGATLGEALGRTRPANLGEWFRDWAEAGIFAAIERPARP
- a CDS encoding potassium channel protein, yielding MTRTSARILTVLVLIAALLAVGTAGFVLLSGYPVFDALYMSVITITTVGYGEVHPLTRAGRIFNTFLLLVGAGVMAYAFSAVTQSIFESQFGDIIHKRRNRKMIDRLKNHYILCGFGRVGRGAAAELQRSGVPFVVMDKSEDRVERAIKMGMLAVQADSTRDDMLLEAGIQRACGLIAALSSDADNLFLILSAKSLNPNLVVSSRVSEEASESKMRRAGADAVFMPYSMTGYRLAQSILRPHVFQFLDVTAQTSSMGMDVGIEQVEIRPGADIASRSLKDMQLRRDFGVIVLAIRRSNKTMDFNPPADATVEVGDNLIVMGHYDDLRRLEKLVDGSRS
- a CDS encoding NAD(P)H-hydrate dehydratase — encoded protein: MFVLTAAEMREVDRRTVELGIPDAVLMENAGHRVVELLAENFAPLHRQRIVVLCGKGNNGGDGIVVARQLFTRFRPASLDVVVAGEEPANMASLRACGFTAISREIEPRMRAATILIDALLGTGLTGPPREPYASLIGEINSGFPAAKVVAVDIPSGLASDFAHTPWDHVHADATVTFTASKLGQVLDSGASACGELRVAPIGSPESICVSRTRVIEPGDFAPLLAPRPRTGHKGSFGHVLVIGGAPGKTGAAAMAGLSALRAGAGLVTVASSEEALAEIGAHAPELMTDVLPEYGHFRDVAAGKTVFAAGPGMGVHRHRGDFLRRMLADNDVPTVIDADGLNNIAPADLPRGRRLILTPHPGEMSRLIEKPVAEIQADRIATARAFAVEHDVLLVLKGFRTIVAMPSGEIWINPTGGPAMATGGAGDILTGLTAGLVAQYPDRWQLAAVAAVWLHGCAGDRAAEALGEKTVIATDLLRYLPAAFDAARDTT
- a CDS encoding TIGR00730 family Rossman fold protein, whose protein sequence is MADDNPLDWGEACNPVAYKNVGFLESKNGRSLRILSEYLHPLAHFRNEKVHDTVVFFGSARITEDGPLGRYYREARELARRVTQWSDGLENPKKRFVVCTGGGPGIMEAANRGAADAGGKTVGLNIGLPFEQKPNPYITPSLCFEFHYFFMRKFWFAYLAKALVVFPGGFGTLDELTELLTLMQTRKLEKKMVILLYGTEFWKEILNFDALVKHGMISPEDVDLFQFADDPESAFHILRDGLARHYLMPKGAYPEEESPAISRSRV
- a CDS encoding SpoIIE family protein phosphatase, with product MLRRRWPEILFGLALAVWVGAWFSGAVATLALLTLPMVALGGVVGVRLGRHLLRPLIWRLRNRLAVVYLFIAVIPILLILTLSRQAAIFLGEQVAAHLVQSELGHHTEFLRNIAWMLAHSGVAQRSERAYSMGEALQQRYPGIEASVNDAYHDPVAGWGDTSGVMARKGKLYVWAHAVNGATCVTVHSPLTRRWLGGLVPGLGPVSVLPDPASETDFSIPAEESDPPVPIAPATNRFDEELRWGHEIPVARWDMPGRHERGLLGVRTRFSSLIGVLTSGGGRASLPNALWVFGLLFLLAQAASIYIGVTVTRTITSAVDDLHEGTHHVSQGDFSWRIPEKGEDQVAGLGRSFNQMTGEVERLLEVAKESERLKAEVEIARRVQAQLFPQAVPRIPGLELFGACSPARMVSGDYYDYQPAGSRYAIAIGDVAGKGISAALLMSSLQAYFRMQLEELGRGEVALAMETINRHLHAATSAEKYATLFLGVYDHTSGELIYTNAGHLPPLLIRGGKAEPLEVNGMVVGAFPFAKYTESRISLEPGDLLVGFTDGVTEPENSFGEMYGEERLAALFVRTAALPSDQILEEVDKAVTAHTGSGELQDDLTMLIARRAGAKRAALPPEAPPA